One Dysosmobacter welbionis DNA segment encodes these proteins:
- the acrB gene encoding acryloyl-CoA reductase electron transfer subunit gamma, translating to MKIIVCVKQVPDTSGKVAVNPDGTLNRASMQTITNPDDMNAVEAALKLKDATGCKVMVVTMGPPPAAGMLRELMAMGADEGVLVSAREFGGSDTYATSQILAAAISTIGVEEDDIVMCGRQAIDGDTAQVGPQIAEKLHLPQVTYAADITKDGNTITVKRMLEDGYMTIKVKTPCLLTCIKELNEPRYMSIDGIYATYNKPLETFDYEKLKDHPLIDATTIGLKGSPTNIFKSFTPPQKGAGKMLEGAGKETCEELASILAAKHII from the coding sequence ATGAAGATCATTGTTTGCGTCAAGCAGGTCCCCGATACCTCCGGCAAGGTGGCGGTGAACCCGGATGGCACCCTGAACCGTGCCTCCATGCAGACCATCACCAACCCCGATGACATGAACGCCGTGGAGGCTGCCCTGAAGCTGAAGGATGCCACCGGCTGCAAGGTCATGGTCGTCACCATGGGTCCGCCCCCGGCAGCCGGCATGCTGCGGGAGCTGATGGCCATGGGCGCTGACGAGGGTGTCCTGGTATCCGCCCGCGAGTTCGGCGGCTCCGATACATACGCCACCTCCCAGATCCTGGCCGCCGCCATCTCCACCATCGGTGTGGAGGAGGACGACATCGTCATGTGCGGCCGGCAGGCCATCGACGGCGACACCGCCCAGGTGGGCCCCCAGATCGCTGAGAAGCTGCACCTGCCCCAGGTGACCTACGCCGCCGACATCACCAAGGACGGCAACACCATCACCGTCAAGCGGATGCTGGAGGACGGCTACATGACCATCAAGGTCAAGACTCCCTGCCTGCTTACCTGCATCAAGGAGCTGAACGAGCCCCGCTATATGAGCATCGACGGCATCTATGCCACCTACAACAAGCCGCTGGAGACCTTTGACTATGAGAAGCTGAAGGATCATCCCCTGATCGACGCCACCACCATCGGCCTGAAGGGCTCTCCCACCAACATCTTCAAGAGCTTCACCCCGCCCCAGAAGGGCGCCGGCAAGATGCTGGAGGGTGCCGGCAAAGAGACCTGCGAGGAGCTGGCTTCCATTCTGGCCGCCAAGCACATCATCTGA
- the acrA gene encoding acryloyl-CoA reductase electron transfer subunit beta has product MSNFNSADIAAFKDVWVFCEQREGKLMPTDFELISKGRDLADELGVNLCGLLLGGEGIESAAKELGGYGADKVLVCESPLLAVYNTDAYAKVICDVIEDLKPEAFLIGATNIGRDLGPRCAARLHTGLCADCTHLDVDVANYIQFLRESSTLDVDSQKWDMEDRNLKMTRPAFGGHLMATIICPRFRPCMATVRPGVMKKNVFDQAKADACEIVKPSFQLSESDLNTEVVEVVKAAKKLVDLIGADYIVSVGRGISKDVEGGIKLAEELADVLGGVVGGSRATIDSGWLSADHQVGQTGKTVHPKVYIALGISGAIQHKAGMQDSECIIAVNKNDTAPIFEIADYGICGDLFKVTPMLIEAIKAAKAAK; this is encoded by the coding sequence ATGTCCAATTTCAATAGCGCTGATATCGCTGCTTTCAAGGATGTGTGGGTCTTCTGCGAGCAGCGCGAGGGCAAACTGATGCCCACCGACTTTGAGCTGATCTCCAAGGGCCGCGACCTGGCCGACGAGCTGGGCGTGAACCTGTGCGGCCTGCTGCTGGGCGGCGAGGGCATCGAGTCCGCTGCCAAGGAGCTGGGCGGCTACGGCGCCGACAAGGTGCTGGTGTGCGAGAGCCCCCTGCTGGCCGTCTACAACACCGATGCCTATGCCAAGGTCATCTGCGACGTGATCGAGGATCTGAAGCCCGAGGCGTTCCTGATCGGCGCCACCAACATCGGCCGTGACCTGGGGCCCCGCTGCGCGGCCCGTCTGCATACCGGCCTGTGCGCCGACTGCACCCACCTGGACGTGGATGTGGCGAACTACATCCAGTTCCTGCGTGAGTCCAGCACCCTGGACGTGGACAGCCAGAAGTGGGATATGGAGGACCGGAACCTGAAGATGACCCGTCCGGCCTTCGGCGGCCACCTGATGGCCACCATCATCTGCCCGCGGTTCCGTCCCTGCATGGCGACGGTGCGCCCCGGCGTGATGAAGAAGAACGTCTTCGACCAGGCCAAGGCGGATGCGTGCGAGATCGTGAAGCCCAGCTTCCAGCTGAGCGAGAGCGACCTGAACACCGAGGTTGTGGAGGTCGTGAAGGCCGCCAAGAAGCTGGTGGACCTGATCGGCGCGGACTACATCGTGTCTGTGGGCCGCGGCATCAGCAAGGATGTCGAGGGCGGTATCAAGCTGGCTGAGGAGCTGGCGGACGTCCTGGGCGGCGTCGTGGGCGGCTCCCGTGCCACCATCGACTCCGGCTGGCTGTCTGCCGACCATCAGGTGGGCCAGACCGGCAAGACGGTGCATCCGAAGGTGTACATCGCCCTGGGCATCTCCGGCGCCATCCAGCACAAGGCCGGTATGCAGGACTCCGAGTGCATCATCGCGGTGAACAAGAACGACACTGCGCCCATCTTCGAGATTGCCGACTACGGCATCTGCGGCGACCTGTTCAAGGTCACCCCCATGCTGATCGAGGCCATCAAGGCCGCCAAGGCTGCGAAGTAA
- a CDS encoding 4-hydroxyphenylacetate 3-hydroxylase family protein, which produces MALMTAQEYVESLRKLNTRVYMFGEKIENWVDHPMIRPSINCVAMTYALAQDPQYADLMTVKSSLTGHTINRFTHLHQSTEDLINKVKMQRLLGQKTASCFQRCVGMDAFNAVFSTTYEIDEKYGTRYHENFKKFLTFVQDNDLTVDGAMTDPKGDRSKAPSQQADPDMYVHVVERRADGIVVCGAKCHQTGSINSHWHIFMPTISMGEADKDWAVSFACPTDAEGMYMIYGRQSCDTRKLEEDASIDVGNAKFGGQEALVVLDHVFIPNEYIFLNGEYEFAGMMVERFAGYHRQSYGGCKVGVGDTLIGAAALAAEYNGVEKASAVKDKLIEMIHLNETLYCCGIACSSQGFRTKAGNYQIDLLLANVCKQNVTRFPYEIVRLAEDIAGGLVVTMPSQKDFHSDTVVGRNGETIGEICNKFFATREGVSTEDRQRILRFIENLCLGAAAVGYRTESMHGAGSPQAQRIMIARQGNLQAKKQMAKEIAGIQN; this is translated from the coding sequence ATGGCATTGATGACCGCACAGGAGTATGTAGAGAGCCTGCGCAAACTGAATACCCGGGTGTATATGTTCGGGGAGAAGATTGAGAACTGGGTGGACCACCCCATGATCCGCCCGTCCATCAACTGCGTGGCCATGACCTACGCTCTGGCCCAGGACCCGCAGTATGCCGACCTGATGACGGTGAAGTCCAGCCTGACGGGCCACACCATCAACCGCTTCACCCACCTGCACCAGTCCACGGAGGACCTCATCAACAAGGTGAAGATGCAGCGCCTGCTGGGCCAGAAGACCGCTTCCTGCTTCCAGCGGTGTGTGGGTATGGATGCGTTCAACGCCGTGTTCTCCACCACCTATGAGATCGACGAGAAGTACGGCACCCGCTATCACGAAAACTTCAAGAAGTTCCTGACCTTCGTCCAGGACAACGACCTGACGGTGGACGGCGCCATGACCGACCCCAAGGGCGACCGGTCCAAGGCCCCCAGCCAGCAGGCGGACCCGGACATGTACGTGCATGTGGTGGAGCGCCGCGCTGACGGCATCGTGGTCTGCGGCGCCAAGTGCCACCAGACCGGCTCCATCAACAGCCACTGGCACATCTTCATGCCCACCATCTCCATGGGCGAGGCGGACAAGGACTGGGCGGTGAGCTTCGCCTGCCCGACAGACGCCGAGGGCATGTACATGATCTACGGCCGTCAGAGCTGCGATACCCGGAAGCTGGAGGAGGACGCGTCCATCGACGTGGGCAACGCGAAGTTCGGCGGCCAGGAGGCCCTGGTGGTGCTGGACCACGTGTTCATCCCCAACGAGTACATCTTCCTCAACGGCGAGTATGAGTTCGCCGGCATGATGGTGGAGCGGTTCGCGGGCTACCACCGGCAGAGCTACGGCGGCTGCAAGGTGGGCGTGGGCGACACGCTGATCGGTGCTGCGGCGCTGGCAGCGGAGTACAACGGCGTGGAGAAGGCCAGCGCGGTGAAGGACAAGCTGATCGAGATGATCCACCTGAACGAGACGCTGTACTGCTGCGGCATCGCCTGCTCCTCTCAGGGCTTCCGGACGAAGGCGGGCAACTATCAGATCGACCTGCTGCTGGCCAACGTGTGCAAGCAGAATGTGACTCGGTTCCCCTATGAGATCGTCCGCCTGGCGGAGGACATCGCGGGCGGCCTGGTGGTGACGATGCCGTCCCAGAAGGACTTCCACTCCGACACGGTGGTGGGCCGGAACGGCGAGACCATCGGGGAGATCTGCAACAAGTTCTTCGCCACCCGGGAGGGTGTGAGCACAGAGGACCGTCAGCGGATCCTGCGGTTCATCGAGAACCTGTGCCTGGGCGCGGCCGCCGTTGGCTACCGGACAGAGTCCATGCACGGCGCGGGCTCTCCCCAGGCCCAGCGCATCATGATCGCCCGCCAGGGCAACCTCCAGGCCAAGAAGCAGATGGCCAAGGAGATCGCCGGCATCCAGAACTAA
- a CDS encoding acyl-CoA dehydrogenase, protein MDFNLSREHQLVRKMMAEFTENEVKPIAAETDKTSQYPRENIEKLFNLGVMGMCVPKEYGGAGADPLASAICIEELSKQCASTGDIVATHNGLCCDPIITHGTEAQKAKYLPMLTKGHKVGAFCLTESDAGSDAAKGQTEAKLDGDHYVLNGSKIFITNGYVADVFVVFAMTDKSKGTRGISAFIVESSFPGFSVGKHEEKMGLHGSPTAEIVFTDCIVPKENLLGQEGKGFKIAMQTLDGGRIGIAAQALGIAEGAMEEAMAYTKGRVQFGKPISKFQNTQFTFADMAMRSEAGRLLTYQAAVLKGEGKRFTKEAAMAKLFCSEHAMLTTTKALQMFGGYGYTKDYPLERMMRDAKITEIYEGTSEIQRVVISGNIGL, encoded by the coding sequence ATGGATTTCAATCTCAGCCGTGAGCACCAGCTGGTCCGGAAGATGATGGCGGAATTCACCGAGAATGAAGTGAAGCCCATCGCTGCCGAGACCGACAAGACCAGCCAGTATCCCCGGGAGAACATCGAGAAGCTGTTCAACCTGGGCGTGATGGGCATGTGCGTCCCCAAGGAGTATGGCGGCGCTGGCGCTGACCCCCTGGCCAGTGCCATCTGCATCGAGGAGCTGTCCAAGCAGTGCGCCTCCACCGGCGACATCGTGGCCACCCACAACGGCCTGTGCTGCGATCCCATCATCACCCACGGCACCGAGGCCCAGAAGGCCAAGTACCTGCCCATGCTGACCAAGGGCCACAAGGTCGGCGCCTTCTGCCTGACCGAATCCGACGCCGGTTCCGACGCCGCCAAGGGCCAGACCGAGGCCAAGCTGGACGGCGACCACTATGTCCTCAACGGCTCCAAGATCTTCATCACCAACGGCTACGTGGCCGACGTGTTCGTGGTCTTCGCCATGACCGACAAGTCCAAGGGCACCCGCGGCATCTCCGCCTTCATCGTGGAGAGCAGCTTCCCCGGCTTCTCCGTGGGCAAGCACGAAGAGAAGATGGGCCTGCACGGCTCCCCCACCGCCGAGATCGTGTTCACCGACTGCATCGTTCCCAAGGAGAACCTGCTGGGCCAGGAGGGCAAGGGCTTCAAGATCGCCATGCAGACCCTGGACGGCGGCCGCATCGGCATCGCGGCCCAGGCTCTGGGCATTGCCGAGGGCGCCATGGAAGAGGCCATGGCCTACACCAAGGGCCGTGTCCAGTTCGGCAAGCCCATCAGCAAGTTCCAGAACACCCAGTTCACCTTCGCCGACATGGCGATGCGCTCCGAGGCGGGCCGCCTGCTGACCTATCAGGCCGCCGTGCTGAAGGGCGAGGGCAAGCGCTTCACCAAGGAGGCGGCCATGGCCAAGCTGTTCTGCTCTGAGCACGCCATGCTGACCACCACCAAGGCGCTGCAGATGTTCGGCGGCTACGGCTACACCAAGGACTATCCCCTGGAGCGCATGATGCGCGACGCCAAGATCACCGAGATCTATGAGGGCACCAGCGAAATCCAGCGTGTGGTCATCTCCGGCAATATCGGCCTGTAA